The genome window GGGCGCGGCCCAGCTCGTGCTCAGCTTGGCCTCGCGGCTGGCCTTGAGCATGTAGGCGTTCAGGCGTTCCGTAAACCCCTGCAGCTGGCCGTCCAGCGGGTAGGCGCCCAGCGCGTTTTGCAGCAGCGTGTAGATGCCCCCGAAGCTGGGAGCCAGCCCCAGGTCGGTGCGGGTCTGCAGCGGGCGCAGGTGCGGCAGCCAGGCGCTGAGGTACGCCGCCCAGGTCTGCGGCATCTCGGACAGTACGCTGATGCGCGCGCGCGTGTCCTCGCCGCGCTTGGTGTCGTGGGTGCTGCCGGCCAGCATGGCGTGGGGCCAGTGTTCGGCGCGTTCCCTGGCCGCCGCGTGAAAGTCCCGCGGCGGCGTGCCGAACAGCGCCGGATCGCCGCCCACCTCGTTGAGCGAGAGCAGGCGCGCATATCGGTAGAAGGCGGTGTCCTCGGCGCCCTTGGCCGTCACCGGGCCGGTGAGCTGCTGGAATTTCAGCGTGAAGTCGGCGTAGGCGGCGCGGGTGGCCTCGTCGGGGGCTCCCAGGGTCAGGACCGACTGGAGGTAGTCGAAGACGCTGGGGTCCAGCGGCGAGCCGTTCCGGCGGTTGTGCGCCTTGGCGTCACGGATAGCGTGGGCGATCTTGGCGTCATCGCCGGGTTCGCGCGAGCCGTCGGCGCGGATGTAGGTGCGGTACACCGGGAAGGTGGCGATCACTTCGCGCAGCGCCGCACGCACAGTGCTCAGGGTGAAGTCGCGCGCCCCCAGGTCGGTCTCGGCCAGGGCCTCGAGCCCTTCGGCCAGCACGTTGACCTCGCCCGGCAGCGACACCCGCTGGATGAGCTGTTTGCCCAGGTACAGCTGCTCGCCGTAGCTTTCGCGGTCGCCGGTGAAGCGCCGGTACACCGCCGTCATCTCCTCCTCAGCTCCCGCCTCCACGAACACGCCGCCGAGCTGGGCCAGGAAGTCGTAGCCGGTCGTGCCGTGAATCGCCCAGGCCTGCGGCAGATGCTCGCCGGGCTCCAGAATCTTCTCGGCGACGACGTAGAGCGGTAGTTCGCTGCGGTCCAGGCCCGCGCCGCCTTCCGTGCCCCCGGTGGTGGGGCGGCCCAGCGCCTCGCCCGCGCCGAGCTGCAACGCCTGAAAGTACCCGGCCGGGTCGTACAGGCCGTCGGTGTGGTCGAGCCGCACGCCCTGCACGGTGCCTTCACGCAGCAGGTCGAACAGCAGGCCGTGCGCCCAGGCGAACACGCGCGGGTCTTCCATGCGCAGCGCGGCGAGGTCGTTGATGTCGAAAAAGCGCCGGTAGTTGATCTCCTCGGCCGCCACCTTCCAGAAGGCGAGGCGGTAGTTCTGCTCGCTGACCAGGGTGTCGAGCTGCGCGGGGTCGGCGTTGTAGGCCGCCACCACGGCGTCGAGCGCCGATCTCACCGGCCCTGAGGCCTCGGCCAGCACCTCCAGGCGCCGGGCCATGACCTCCATCTCCTGGGCGCGCCCGGCACGGTCCTCGTCGGTCAGGTCCGGCGAGGTGCTGCGCGGCAGCGCGGCGGCGCTGCGGGCGATGCTCGCCAGTTCGCTGCGGGCACTGCTCCCCACGCTCTGGGCTAGCCGGGGAGCCACCTCCGAGAGCAGCAGCGCGAGGCTGCGCGGCGACATAGGCAGCCGCCGTTCCCAGTAACGCAGGAAGAAGCGCCCACCCTCTCTCTCCAGTTTCAGCTCGCCGCGCTCCAGCACCCGGCCGTACTGGTCGCCCAGCAGCGGCAGCATCACCTTGCCTTCCAGCGCCCGTTTGAGGGGATGCCACGAGATGTCGAAGAAATGCGCGTAGCGGCTGGCCTGCCCGTGCGTCAGCACGTCCTCCCAGTAGGGGTTGTGCCCGCCCTGAATCCCCATGTGGTTGGGCACGAAATCCACGATGAGTGAGAGCCCCAGTTCGCGCGCCCGCGCCGAGAGCCGGCGCAGCCCCGCCAGACCGCCGAGTTCGGGATTGACGGCGGCGTGGTCGGTCACGTCGTAGCCGTGGGTGCTGCCGGGCGTGCTGCCCCAGATGGGCGAGAGGTACACGTCGGTGACCCCCAGCCGCGCGAGGTAGGGCAGCGCTTTGCGGGCCGCCGCGAAGGGAAAGTCGCGGTGCAGTTGCAGGCGGTAGGTGGCGCGCGGAATGTGCGTCTCGGGCGGGGAGTCGTGCGTGCCGGCCACCGGCGCCGGGCCGGACCCGGAAGCCGTCTCTCCTGGGTTGGGCCGGGCCGCCGTCACTCCCGGACCCCGTCTGCCGCCAGGATCACGGCCTCACCGGGGTACAGGGTGTCCGGGCTGGCCTCCCGGCCCTCGCTGTGCAGCAGCAGCCGCGCCGGCAGGCCGAAGGGCAGCCCGAGTTCGGCGAGCGCGCATCCGGAATCGCCGGCCAGACCGGTGTGCCACAGCAGCACCCGCTCGCCCGCCCCGCTCTGGTGACGCACCCACAACAGCTGACCCACGTTGCCGGCGCTCAGTCCCGCGCGCGAGCGGTCCCGCAGCACCGGGTCCTCACGGCGCAGCCGCAGCAGGGTGCGGTACAGCTCCAGCGTGCGGGCGTGTTCGCCCTCACGGCGCTCGGCCCAGTTCAGGTGCGCGAGCCGGAAGGTGTCCTCGGACTGCGGGTCGAACACGTCCTCGCCCTGAAAGCCCTCGAAGTGCCCAAATTCCTTCTTGCGGCCCTCAGTGACCATCTGGCCCAGTTCGCCGTGGTGGTCGCTAAAAAAGGGAAAGGGCGTGCTGGCGGCCCACTCCTGCCCCTGAAACAGCAGCGGGGTCATGGGCAGGCTCAGCAGCAACGCCGAGGCGCCCCGGAAGTGGGCGGGCGTCACCCGGTCGAGGTGATGCACGCGGTCTCCCTGCGCGCGGTTGCCGATCTGGTCGTGGTTCTGGATGAAGTACACGAAGCTGGGGGCTTCGAGCGGCCCGGCCGGCTTGCCCCGGCGGTTTTGCGGCAGGAACTGGTCTTCCAGCGGCCACTTCTGGCCCTCGTAGGCCCAGCCCCGGTTGATGGTGTGCGCCACGCCCGCCGCCCCACCCGTGAAGCAGGCGTAGTAGCCGTCACGCTCGCCGGTCAGGGTGACGCGGACCTCGTGGTGAAAGTCGTCCACCCAGATGCCGTCGAGGTGGTAGTCCGTGACGAGTTCGGGAATGTTGCGGTAGTCCTCGGCAAGCATGAGGTGGGTGCCGCCCAGACGGTGCACCTCGCTCGCCAGTTCCTGCAGGACGTGCACGTCGCTGTCGTCCGACATCGCCTGCGTGGCGTCGAGCCGCAGGCCGTCGAAGCGGTAGTCCCGCAGCCACATGCGCGCGTTGCCGGTGATGAGGCGGCGCATGTGCGGCTCGGCGTAGTCCAGCCCCGCGCCCCAGGCGCTCGAAAAGCGGTCGGTAAAGTACGTCTCGCTGTAGCTGCTCAGGTAGTTGCCGTCGGGGCCGAAGTGGTTGTAGACCACGTCCAGAAAGACCGCCAGCCCCAGCCCATGCGCGGCGTCGACAAACGCCATGAGCTCCTCGGGGCGGCCGTAGGGAGCGTGGGGAGCGTAGAGCGCTACGCCGTCGTAGCCCCAGCCGCGCTCACCGGGAAAAGCGGCCAGGGGCATGAGTTCGATGGCTGTCACGCCCAGGTTCCTGAGCTCGGGCAGCCGCTCCTGCGCCGCGCGGTAGGTGCCCTCCCGGGTAAAGGTCCCGATGTGCATCTCGTAGAACACGCACTCGGCCAGCGGCAGGCCGCACCAGTCGGGGTGCTGCCAGGCGTAGGTCTCCAGGTCCAGCACCTCCGCCTCGGCGTGGACGCCGTCCGGCAGGAAGCGGGCATACGGGTCGGGCGTGGGCTGCCCGTCGAGCAGGAAGAGGTAACGGGTGCCCACACCGACCGGCAGGACGAGTTCGTAGGTGTCGGGGCCGACGGAGGGCAGGTCGTGGTCGCTGCCGTTCACGCGCACGCCCACCTGCGAGGCGCGCGGCGCCCACACGCGGAACCGGGTGCCGCTGCGGTCGGGAAGAAGGTGAGCGCCCAGGCGCGTCATGGGGTCGTCGAGATGAACCGGTGTGGGGTGAACGGGTTCAGTAGGGGTCTGTGTCATGTGCTGCTCCTTTGGCGCCGCGGCCTGCGGGCCCGGCAATCAACCGCCGAGCCTAAGGGGCGGGCCGCGTGGCCCCGTGAGAGAACGGTCAAGGAAAGTGCCCAGGAAGTCGGGGGCTTCATGCGAAACGGCTAAAGGTGAGATGTGTGCAGGCCGCCCGGCCCGTGCAGCTGCGGGCCAGCTGCGGGGGCTGGCAGACGGCCTTCATGTTCGGTCTCACTCGGCCCCCGCGCGTCACACTGGGGCCATGCCCACCGCACTCGCGCTGCTGCTGCTTCTGGGAGCCGTCCTTCTGGGTCTGCTGGGGCTGAGCCTGCTCGTTTTCAGTCTGTGGCCCCTGGCCGAGCAGGGACAGGCCGGGGGCGCACTGGCTGCGGGACTGACCTTTGCCGGGCTGAGCGTGCTGTGCCTCATCGCCAGCGGCGTGCTGGTCCGGCTCTCGGTGCGCGCCCTGCGGCGGCGCTGAGGAAGAAAGTACCCATGAAGAGGCCCCGGCGCACGGAAGGAAAACGGGTGGCCGGGGCAGGGGGAAAGGGGAGAGGTCAGCCTCAGCTGCGTGGGCAGCGGTAGAGCTTGAGGCTCCGGGCGATCAGGGCAGTCTCGTCACCGGCGTTGACCTTCGCCTGGGCGCGGTCGTCACTGGTATCCAGCAGCAGTTCCCACTCGCCGCAGCCGCCCAGATTCGGCAGTTTGAAGGGCAGGTCTACATGCGAGGCCGAGAGCAGCAGCAGCAGGTGGTCGTCGGTCAGCGGGTGGCCCTCGGCGTCGATGTCGTCCAGGCCGTTGCCGTCCAGGAAGATCCCCATGGACTGGGTCTGGGGGTTGTTCCAGTCTTCGTCGCTCATCTCGGCGCCGTCAAAACGCAGCCACACGATGTCGCGCACGTCCTCGCCCCGGATGGTGCGCCCTGAGAAGAACTTGCGGCGGTGCAATGCGGGGTGCGCCTTGCGCAGCGCGATGGCCTTCTTGGTGAACGCCAGCAGGTCCTCGTCCACGTTCGACCAGTCGTACCAGCTGATGAGGTCGTCCTGACAGTAGGCATTGTTGTTGCCGCCCTGCGTGCGCCCGAGTTCGTCGCCGCCCAGGATCATCGGGGTGCCCTGGCCCAGCAGCAGCGTCGCCAGGAAGTTGCGCTGCTGGCGGGCGCGTAGGGCATTGATCTCGGGATCGTCGGTCTCGCCTTCGGCCCCGCAGTTCCAGCTCTGGTTGTCGTTGGCGCCGTCCTTGTTGTCCTCACCGTTCGCCTCGTTGTGCTTGTCGTTGTAGCTCACGGTATCGCGCAGCGTGAAGCCGTCGTGGGCGGTGACGAAATTGATCGAGGCGTAGGGCTTGCGGCCGTCGTTCTGGTACAGGTCACTGCTGCCGGTCAGGCGGTAGCCGATTTCGCTCGCCAGCCCGCCCTCGCCCTTCCAGAAGGCGCGCATGTCGTCGCGGTAGATCCCGTTCCATTCGGCCCAGTTCACCGGGAAATTGCCGACCTGATAGCCGCCCTCGCCCACGTCCCACGGCTCGGCGATGAGTTTGACGCTGCTGATGATCGGGTCCTGGTGGATGATCGTGAAGAAGCCCGAGAGCTGGTCGACCTCGTGCAGCCCGCGCGCCAGCGTGGAGGCGAGGTCGAAGCGGAAGCCGTCGACGTGCATCTCGGTGACCCAGTAGCGCAGCGAATCCATGATGAGTTGCAGCGTCTGCGGGTGGCGCACGTTGAGGCTGTTGCCGGTGCCGGTGTAGTCGAAGTAGAACCGCGGGTTGTCGGCCACCAAGCGGTAGTAGGTGGGGTTGTCGATGCCCTTGAAGCTCAGGGTTGGCCCCATGTGGTTGCCTTCGGAGGTGTGGTTGTAGACCACGTCCAGGATGACCTCGATCCCTGCGCCGTGCAGGGCGCGGACCATGTTACGGAACTCGTCCACCGCGCCGGCCGGGTTGCCCCCGCGCGCGGCGGCCGAGTAGCGCACGTCCGGCGCGAAGAAGTTCAGCGTGGAATAGCCCCAGTAGTTCGTCAGACCCTTGTCGAGAAGAAAGGGGTCGTCCATGTGCTGGTGTACCGGCAGCAGCTCGATGGACGTGATGCCCAGGTCGCGCAGGTAGTTCAGGACCGGCTCGGTCGCCATGCCCGCATAGGTGCCGCGCAGTTCTTCGGGCACGTCGGGGTGCGTCATGGTCAGGCCCTTGACGTGGGCCTCGTAGATCACCGACTGGTGAAAGGGAATGTTGGGCTTGCGGTCGCCCTGCCAGTCGTAGGCGGCCGGGTCCAGCACGATGCCCAGGGGCGCGCCGCGCTGATCCTCCTGCTGCATCTCGCGGTCCTCGTCACCGCCGGGCACGTAGGCGAAGACGCCGTCATCGAACTGCTCGGTGCCGCTCAGGGCCTTGGCATAGGGGTCGAGCAGCACCACGTTGGGGTTGAACCGCAGGCCCTGGTCGGGCGCGTACTCGCCGTGGACGCGGTAACCGTAGCGCTGGCCGGGCTTTACGCCGGGCAGATAGCCGTGCCACACGAAGGCGGTCTGCTCCTTGAGGGGGTAGCGGGTCTCCTGGCCCTGCTCGTCGAACAGGCACAATTCGACGCCACTGGCGTTTTCGGAGTACAGGGCGAAATTGGTACCCTTGCCGTCCCAGGTGGCCCCCAGCGGAGCGGGCGTACCGGGACGGATCAGGACGGTGGGTTGGTCAGTGGTGGTCATGGGGCTCCTCGGAAACGTGGCGCGAAAAACGGGCCGGTGATGGCCCGCCGTCACAGTGCCTTCCAGAGTAAGCAGCGGCGGCCCACCTTGCCGCCGCCGTTCATTATGGAAACGTTACCAGTTGGGGCCGGACCCTGGCCCATTCTCAGGGTTTGCGCCGGAAGGGCTCCGGAGAATCAGGGCTCGAAGCTGTCCTGGAAGGCGTAGCGGTCGCCGCGCACCCAGTAGTTGACGTAGCTCGCGCGCTTGGGGCCGCTGTAGGTCGTGCGGCGCAGGAGGAAGGCGGCGGTGCCCAGGGGCACGCGCAACAGGTCGGCTTCCTCCTGGCGCAGGTTGACGGCTTCGAGGTTCTGCTCGACGCGTTGCAGGGGCACGCCCATGGTGATCATCGTCTCGTGGATGCTCTCGACGCTCAGGTTGTGGTCGAGCAGGCCCGGCACGAGCGAGGCGTTGATGTAGCGCTTCTCGATGACCAGGGCCTCGTCGCCTGCCATACGCAGGCGGTGGACGAACACCACCGGATCGCCCGGCTGAATCTGCAGCACGATGGCGATCTCGGGCGTCGCCTCGATCTGCATGGCGCGCAGGACGGTCGTGCGGTGGTCGGGGTGGCGCGCCCATTCCTTGAAGGGCCGCACGCGGAACATGCCCTGCCGGAAGCGTTTGCCGGTCGGAAAGGTGCCGGCCCCCTGGACGCGGTAGACGTAGCCTTCGCGTTCCAGTTCGTCGATGGCGCGCCGGGCGGTCATCCGCGAAACCTCGAATTCGCGGGCAAGCTGCGGTTCGCTGGGCAGCGGCAGCCCTTCGGCATAGTGACCCCCCAGCAGGCGGTCTTTCAGAGTGGTCTTGATGAGCGGGTACTTCGCCATGCATCCCTCCGGGCGGTCCGCTGGCAGGCGGCGCTTCTCACCATTCTAAAGATAGTGTGAAGAGTACACAAGGTCAGGCGGCCGGGCGTCACGGGGTTAGGAACAGCTTCGGCGGGAAAGTGGCGGCTGGAGCGCCTTCCGAGGCCGCTCCGTGGGCCCGTCGCCTCTGCTTGCAGCGCGAACTCAATAGGTCGGCTCCCGGTTCGGGGCCTGTTCCCACCGGAAAACGCCCGCTCAGCCCCCGATGTGCGACATCTCGACCTTGGCCCCCGCGCCCGCCCGCGTGACCTCGCCGCGTTCCTCGCTGTAGCGGTCGCGCCGCGCCCCCCAGACCCCCGCCACGAGGTCCCGCAGGTCGGCGTCGGTGGCTCCGGCCCGCAGCGGCGCGCGCAGGTCGGTGCCGCTGCCGGCGAACAGGCAGGTATACAGCGCCCCCACCGCCGAGAGCCGCGCGCGCGAGCAGTCGCCGCAGAAGGGCGCCGTGACCGACGAGATCAGCCCGACCTCGTGCCCCTGGGTACCGACGTGCCGGGCCGCGACCTCACCGCGGTAGTTGGCGCCCAGCGCCGTAAAGTCTGCCGTCCCCGCCTCGCCGCCCAGGCGCGCGAGCACCTCGCCCGAGGGCACCACGGCGTCCATGTTCCAGCCGTTGTGGTTGCCCACGTCCATGAACTCGATGAACCGCAGCGGCGCGAGGTCCCGCAGCGCGAGCCACAGCGCCCGCAGCCCCTCGTCGTTCACGCCGCGCTGCACCACCGTGTTGATCTTGACCCCCAGGCCCGCCGTCAGCGCCGCCTCAATGCCTGCCACGACCTTCTGCGGGTGCTGGCCCAGGCCGTTCATCCGCCCGAAGACCTCGGGGTCCAGGCTGTCGATACTGACGGTCACGCGGTCCAGCCCCGCCGCCTTCAGGTCGGCGGCGAAGCGCGGCAGCAGCAGGCCGTTGGTGGTCATGGCGATGTCCTGCACGCCGCCGATGCGGGCCAGGCGGGTCACGAGGTCCGGCAGGTCGCGCCGCAGGGTCGGCTCGCCTCCGGTCAGGCGGAGCTTGCGCACGCCGAGGTCCACGAAGGTACGCGCCAGACGCTCTATTTCCTCGAAACTCAGCAGCTCGGCGCGGGGCAAGAAGGCGTAGTCGGGCCCGAACACCTCGGCGGGCATGCAGTAGGTGCAGCGCAGGTTGCAGCGGTCGGTCACACTGATCCGCAA of Deinococcus sp. Leaf326 contains these proteins:
- the moaA gene encoding GTP 3',8-cyclase MoaA, translated to MLTDQLGRPLRDLRISVTDRCNLRCTYCMPAEVFGPDYAFLPRAELLSFEEIERLARTFVDLGVRKLRLTGGEPTLRRDLPDLVTRLARIGGVQDIAMTTNGLLLPRFAADLKAAGLDRVTVSIDSLDPEVFGRMNGLGQHPQKVVAGIEAALTAGLGVKINTVVQRGVNDEGLRALWLALRDLAPLRFIEFMDVGNHNGWNMDAVVPSGEVLARLGGEAGTADFTALGANYRGEVAARHVGTQGHEVGLISSVTAPFCGDCSRARLSAVGALYTCLFAGSGTDLRAPLRAGATDADLRDLVAGVWGARRDRYSEERGEVTRAGAGAKVEMSHIGG
- the glgX gene encoding glycogen debranching protein GlgX, producing the protein MTTTDQPTVLIRPGTPAPLGATWDGKGTNFALYSENASGVELCLFDEQGQETRYPLKEQTAFVWHGYLPGVKPGQRYGYRVHGEYAPDQGLRFNPNVVLLDPYAKALSGTEQFDDGVFAYVPGGDEDREMQQEDQRGAPLGIVLDPAAYDWQGDRKPNIPFHQSVIYEAHVKGLTMTHPDVPEELRGTYAGMATEPVLNYLRDLGITSIELLPVHQHMDDPFLLDKGLTNYWGYSTLNFFAPDVRYSAAARGGNPAGAVDEFRNMVRALHGAGIEVILDVVYNHTSEGNHMGPTLSFKGIDNPTYYRLVADNPRFYFDYTGTGNSLNVRHPQTLQLIMDSLRYWVTEMHVDGFRFDLASTLARGLHEVDQLSGFFTIIHQDPIISSVKLIAEPWDVGEGGYQVGNFPVNWAEWNGIYRDDMRAFWKGEGGLASEIGYRLTGSSDLYQNDGRKPYASINFVTAHDGFTLRDTVSYNDKHNEANGEDNKDGANDNQSWNCGAEGETDDPEINALRARQQRNFLATLLLGQGTPMILGGDELGRTQGGNNNAYCQDDLISWYDWSNVDEDLLAFTKKAIALRKAHPALHRRKFFSGRTIRGEDVRDIVWLRFDGAEMSDEDWNNPQTQSMGIFLDGNGLDDIDAEGHPLTDDHLLLLLSASHVDLPFKLPNLGGCGEWELLLDTSDDRAQAKVNAGDETALIARSLKLYRCPRS
- the treY gene encoding malto-oligosyltrehalose synthase — encoded protein: MAGTHDSPPETHIPRATYRLQLHRDFPFAAARKALPYLARLGVTDVYLSPIWGSTPGSTHGYDVTDHAAVNPELGGLAGLRRLSARARELGLSLIVDFVPNHMGIQGGHNPYWEDVLTHGQASRYAHFFDISWHPLKRALEGKVMLPLLGDQYGRVLERGELKLEREGGRFFLRYWERRLPMSPRSLALLLSEVAPRLAQSVGSSARSELASIARSAAALPRSTSPDLTDEDRAGRAQEMEVMARRLEVLAEASGPVRSALDAVVAAYNADPAQLDTLVSEQNYRLAFWKVAAEEINYRRFFDINDLAALRMEDPRVFAWAHGLLFDLLREGTVQGVRLDHTDGLYDPAGYFQALQLGAGEALGRPTTGGTEGGAGLDRSELPLYVVAEKILEPGEHLPQAWAIHGTTGYDFLAQLGGVFVEAGAEEEMTAVYRRFTGDRESYGEQLYLGKQLIQRVSLPGEVNVLAEGLEALAETDLGARDFTLSTVRAALREVIATFPVYRTYIRADGSREPGDDAKIAHAIRDAKAHNRRNGSPLDPSVFDYLQSVLTLGAPDEATRAAYADFTLKFQQLTGPVTAKGAEDTAFYRYARLLSLNEVGGDPALFGTPPRDFHAAARERAEHWPHAMLAGSTHDTKRGEDTRARISVLSEMPQTWAAYLSAWLPHLRPLQTRTDLGLAPSFGGIYTLLQNALGAYPLDGQLQGFTERLNAYMLKASREAKLSTSWAAPDEEYEAALAALVSGLLSEERFCTGLAELHGRISPYGAQNGLSAALVRLTAPGVPDTYQGAEGWNQSLVDPDNRRPVDYARLGRVVGRLEKKHDVDVARTLLGRYEDGGVKVMLTWAALQARQAHRELFAHGKYRPIEAGKYLLTFAREHEGEVAVTVAPRLTLSLTREKTPWALAEIWGNRRLSLPAGTYENALTGETLRVRGGNVPVAKVLENFPAALLLKR
- the treZ gene encoding malto-oligosyltrehalose trehalohydrolase — translated: MTQTPTEPVHPTPVHLDDPMTRLGAHLLPDRSGTRFRVWAPRASQVGVRVNGSDHDLPSVGPDTYELVLPVGVGTRYLFLLDGQPTPDPYARFLPDGVHAEAEVLDLETYAWQHPDWCGLPLAECVFYEMHIGTFTREGTYRAAQERLPELRNLGVTAIELMPLAAFPGERGWGYDGVALYAPHAPYGRPEELMAFVDAAHGLGLAVFLDVVYNHFGPDGNYLSSYSETYFTDRFSSAWGAGLDYAEPHMRRLITGNARMWLRDYRFDGLRLDATQAMSDDSDVHVLQELASEVHRLGGTHLMLAEDYRNIPELVTDYHLDGIWVDDFHHEVRVTLTGERDGYYACFTGGAAGVAHTINRGWAYEGQKWPLEDQFLPQNRRGKPAGPLEAPSFVYFIQNHDQIGNRAQGDRVHHLDRVTPAHFRGASALLLSLPMTPLLFQGQEWAASTPFPFFSDHHGELGQMVTEGRKKEFGHFEGFQGEDVFDPQSEDTFRLAHLNWAERREGEHARTLELYRTLLRLRREDPVLRDRSRAGLSAGNVGQLLWVRHQSGAGERVLLWHTGLAGDSGCALAELGLPFGLPARLLLHSEGREASPDTLYPGEAVILAADGVRE
- a CDS encoding GntR family transcriptional regulator, encoding MAKYPLIKTTLKDRLLGGHYAEGLPLPSEPQLAREFEVSRMTARRAIDELEREGYVYRVQGAGTFPTGKRFRQGMFRVRPFKEWARHPDHRTTVLRAMQIEATPEIAIVLQIQPGDPVVFVHRLRMAGDEALVIEKRYINASLVPGLLDHNLSVESIHETMITMGVPLQRVEQNLEAVNLRQEEADLLRVPLGTAAFLLRRTTYSGPKRASYVNYWVRGDRYAFQDSFEP